The proteins below are encoded in one region of Erinaceus europaeus chromosome 15, mEriEur2.1, whole genome shotgun sequence:
- the SYT4 gene encoding synaptotagmin-4 isoform X2 → MAPISTSREQFDEIPTVVGIFSAFGLVFTVSLFAWICCQRKSSKSNKTPPYKFVHVLKGVDIYPENLSSKKKFGADDKSEGKNKPAVPKNSLHLDLEKRDLNGNFPKTNLKVGNPPNLENVTPKLFPEEGKETVTPDSLKSLTSEEKQEKLGTLFFSLEYNFEKKAFVVNIKEARGLPAMDEQSMTSDPYIKMTILPEKKHKVKTRVLRKTLDPAFDETFTFYGIPYTQIQELALHFTILSFDRFSRDDIIGEVLIPLAGIELSDGKMLMNREIIKRNKSSGRGELLISLCYQSTTNTLTVVVLKARQLPKSDVSGLSDPYVKVNLYHAKKRISKKKTHVKKCTPNAVFNELFVFDIPCESLEEISVEFLVLDSERGSRNEVIGRLVLGAAAEGTGGEHWKEIRDYPRRQIAKWHVLCDG, encoded by the exons ATGGCTCCGATCTCCACCAGCCGGGAGCAATTTG atgaaatccccacagtagtggggaTCTTCAGTGCCTTTGGCCTGGTCTTCACTGTCTCTCTGTTTGCATGGATCTGCTGTCAGAGAAAATCATCCAAGTCTAACAAGACTCCTCCATATAAGTTTGTGCATGTGTTAAAGGGAGTTGATATCTACCCTGAGAACTTAAGTAGCAAAAAGAAATTTGGAGCCGATGACAAAAGTGAAGGAAAAAATAAGCCAGCTGTGCCCAAAAATTCATTGCATCTCGACCTTGAGAAGAGAGATCTTAATGGCAATTTCCCCAAAACAAATCTCAAAGTTGGCAACCCACCAAACCTGGAGAATGTGACCCCAAAGCTCTTTCCTGAAGAGGGTAAAGAGACCGTTACCCCTGATAGCTTAAAGTCCCTTACTTcagaagagaaacaagagaagTTGGGAACCCTGTTCTTTTCTTTAGAATACAACTTTGAGAAGAAAGCATTTGTGGTGAATATTAAGGAAGCTCGGGGACTGCCAGCTATGGATGAGCAGTCGATGACGTCTGACCCGTATATCAAAATGACGATCCTCCCAGAGAAAAAGCACAAAGTGAAAACCAGGGTTCTGAGAAAGACCTTGGACCCAGCTTTTGATGAGACCTTTACATTCTATGGGATCCCCTACACCCAGATCCAAGAGTTGGCCTTGCACTTCACCATCTTGAGCTTTGACAGGTTTTCAAGAGATGATATTATTGGAGAAGTCCTTATTCCTCTGGCAGGAATTGAATTATCTGACGGCAAAATGTTAATGAACAGAGAAATCATCaagagaaat AAGTCTTCAGGACGGGGTGAGTTACTGATCTCTCTCTGCTACCAGTCTACTACAAATACTCTCACTGTGGTGGTTTTAAAAGCTCGACAGCTGCCTAAATCCGATGTATCTGGACTTTCAG ACCCCTATGTCAAAGTGAACCTGTACCACGCCAAGAAGAGAATCTCCAAAAAGAAGACTCATGTGAAGAAATGCACTCCCAATGCAGTGTTCAATGAACTGTTTGTCTTTGATATCCCTTGTGAGAGTCTGGAAGAGATAAGTGTTGAATTTCTGGTTTTGGATTCTGAAAGGGGATCCCGAAATGAGGTGATTGGGCGGCTAGTCCTGGGAGCAGCAGCAGAAGGAACTGGTGGGGAGCACTGGAAGGAAATCCGTGACTACCCCAGGAGACAAATCGCCAAGTGGCATGTGCTGTGTGATGGTTAG
- the SYT4 gene encoding synaptotagmin-4 isoform X1 — MAPISTSREQFDEIPTVVGIFSAFGLVFTVSLFAWICCQRKSSKSNKTPPYKFVHVLKGVDIYPENLSSKKKFGADDKSEGKNKPAVPKNSLHLDLEKRDLNGNFPKTNLKVGNPPNLENVTPKLFPEEGKETVTPDSLKSLTSEEKQEKLGTLFFSLEYNFEKKAFVVNIKEARGLPAMDEQSMTSDPYIKMTILPEKKHKVKTRVLRKTLDPAFDETFTFYGIPYTQIQELALHFTILSFDRFSRDDIIGEVLIPLAGIELSDGKMLMNREIIKRNVRKSSGRGELLISLCYQSTTNTLTVVVLKARQLPKSDVSGLSDPYVKVNLYHAKKRISKKKTHVKKCTPNAVFNELFVFDIPCESLEEISVEFLVLDSERGSRNEVIGRLVLGAAAEGTGGEHWKEIRDYPRRQIAKWHVLCDG; from the exons ATGGCTCCGATCTCCACCAGCCGGGAGCAATTTG atgaaatccccacagtagtggggaTCTTCAGTGCCTTTGGCCTGGTCTTCACTGTCTCTCTGTTTGCATGGATCTGCTGTCAGAGAAAATCATCCAAGTCTAACAAGACTCCTCCATATAAGTTTGTGCATGTGTTAAAGGGAGTTGATATCTACCCTGAGAACTTAAGTAGCAAAAAGAAATTTGGAGCCGATGACAAAAGTGAAGGAAAAAATAAGCCAGCTGTGCCCAAAAATTCATTGCATCTCGACCTTGAGAAGAGAGATCTTAATGGCAATTTCCCCAAAACAAATCTCAAAGTTGGCAACCCACCAAACCTGGAGAATGTGACCCCAAAGCTCTTTCCTGAAGAGGGTAAAGAGACCGTTACCCCTGATAGCTTAAAGTCCCTTACTTcagaagagaaacaagagaagTTGGGAACCCTGTTCTTTTCTTTAGAATACAACTTTGAGAAGAAAGCATTTGTGGTGAATATTAAGGAAGCTCGGGGACTGCCAGCTATGGATGAGCAGTCGATGACGTCTGACCCGTATATCAAAATGACGATCCTCCCAGAGAAAAAGCACAAAGTGAAAACCAGGGTTCTGAGAAAGACCTTGGACCCAGCTTTTGATGAGACCTTTACATTCTATGGGATCCCCTACACCCAGATCCAAGAGTTGGCCTTGCACTTCACCATCTTGAGCTTTGACAGGTTTTCAAGAGATGATATTATTGGAGAAGTCCTTATTCCTCTGGCAGGAATTGAATTATCTGACGGCAAAATGTTAATGAACAGAGAAATCATCaagagaaatgttagg AAGTCTTCAGGACGGGGTGAGTTACTGATCTCTCTCTGCTACCAGTCTACTACAAATACTCTCACTGTGGTGGTTTTAAAAGCTCGACAGCTGCCTAAATCCGATGTATCTGGACTTTCAG ACCCCTATGTCAAAGTGAACCTGTACCACGCCAAGAAGAGAATCTCCAAAAAGAAGACTCATGTGAAGAAATGCACTCCCAATGCAGTGTTCAATGAACTGTTTGTCTTTGATATCCCTTGTGAGAGTCTGGAAGAGATAAGTGTTGAATTTCTGGTTTTGGATTCTGAAAGGGGATCCCGAAATGAGGTGATTGGGCGGCTAGTCCTGGGAGCAGCAGCAGAAGGAACTGGTGGGGAGCACTGGAAGGAAATCCGTGACTACCCCAGGAGACAAATCGCCAAGTGGCATGTGCTGTGTGATGGTTAG